In Phyllostomus discolor isolate MPI-MPIP mPhyDis1 chromosome 3, mPhyDis1.pri.v3, whole genome shotgun sequence, a single genomic region encodes these proteins:
- the ORAI2 gene encoding protein orai-2 isoform X1: protein MEGAGAPKRHVHPRCQLSARVHQGWNSESAVPSLAAVMSAELSVPVDPSTPVCSEPAHKGMDYRDWVRRSYLELVTSNHHSVQALSWRKLYLSRAKLKASSRTSALLSGFAMVAMVEVQLETQYQYPRPLLIAFSACTTVLVAVHLFALLISTCILPNVEAVSNIHNLNSISESPHERMHPYIELAWGFSTVLGILLFLAEVVMLCWIKFLPVDARHQPGPAPGPGSHTGWHAALVSTIIMVPVGLIFVVFTLHFYRSLVRHKTERHNREIEELHKLKVQLDGHERSLQAV from the exons ATGGAAGGCGCAGGGGCACCGAAGAGACACGTTCACCCCAGGTGCCAGCTCTCCGCGCGCGTTCACCAGGGTTGGAATTCCGAGAGTGCGGTACCCAG cctggcCGCTGTCATGAGTGCTGAGCTCAGCGTGCCCGTGGACCCCTCCACTCCCGTCTGCTCAGAGCCGGCCCACAAGGGCATGGATTACCGAGACTGGGTGCGCCGCAGCTACCTGGAGCTGGTCACCTCCAACCACCACTCCGTGCAGGCCCTCTCCTGGAGGAAGCTCTACCTGAGCAGGGCCAAACTGAAAGCCTCCAGCCGAACATCCGCCCTCCTCTCGGGCTTTGCCATG GTAGCCATGGTGGAGGTGCAGCTGGAGACGCAATACCAGTACCCAAGGCCCCTGCTCATCGCCTTCAGCGCCTGCACCACGGTGCTGGTGGCCGTGCACCTCTTTGCCCTGCTCATCAGCACGTGCATCCTGCCCAACGTGGAGGCCGTGAGCAACATCCACAACCTCAACTCCATCAGCGAGTCGCCGCACGAGCGCATGCACCCCTACATTGAGCTGGCCTGGGGCTTCTCCACTGTTCTCGGCATCCTGCTCTTCCTGGCCGAGGTGGTGATGCTCTGCTGGATCAAGTTCCTGCCCGTGGACGCACGTCACCAGCCCGGCCCCGCACCTGGCCCCGGCAGCCACACGGGCTGGCACGCTGCCCTCGTGTCCACCATCATCATGGTACCCGTGGGTCTCATCTTCGTCGTCTTCACCCTCCACTTCTACCGCTCGTTGGTGCGCCACAAAACAGAGCGGCACAACCGAGAGATCGAGGAGCTGCACAAGCTGAAGGTGCAGCTGGACGGGCACGAGCGCAGCCTGCAGGCTGTGTga
- the ORAI2 gene encoding protein orai-2 isoform X3: protein MGRAARLAAVMSAELSVPVDPSTPVCSEPAHKGMDYRDWVRRSYLELVTSNHHSVQALSWRKLYLSRAKLKASSRTSALLSGFAMVAMVEVQLETQYQYPRPLLIAFSACTTVLVAVHLFALLISTCILPNVEAVSNIHNLNSISESPHERMHPYIELAWGFSTVLGILLFLAEVVMLCWIKFLPVDARHQPGPAPGPGSHTGWHAALVSTIIMVPVGLIFVVFTLHFYRSLVRHKTERHNREIEELHKLKVQLDGHERSLQAV, encoded by the exons ATGGGCAGAGCAGCTCG cctggcCGCTGTCATGAGTGCTGAGCTCAGCGTGCCCGTGGACCCCTCCACTCCCGTCTGCTCAGAGCCGGCCCACAAGGGCATGGATTACCGAGACTGGGTGCGCCGCAGCTACCTGGAGCTGGTCACCTCCAACCACCACTCCGTGCAGGCCCTCTCCTGGAGGAAGCTCTACCTGAGCAGGGCCAAACTGAAAGCCTCCAGCCGAACATCCGCCCTCCTCTCGGGCTTTGCCATG GTAGCCATGGTGGAGGTGCAGCTGGAGACGCAATACCAGTACCCAAGGCCCCTGCTCATCGCCTTCAGCGCCTGCACCACGGTGCTGGTGGCCGTGCACCTCTTTGCCCTGCTCATCAGCACGTGCATCCTGCCCAACGTGGAGGCCGTGAGCAACATCCACAACCTCAACTCCATCAGCGAGTCGCCGCACGAGCGCATGCACCCCTACATTGAGCTGGCCTGGGGCTTCTCCACTGTTCTCGGCATCCTGCTCTTCCTGGCCGAGGTGGTGATGCTCTGCTGGATCAAGTTCCTGCCCGTGGACGCACGTCACCAGCCCGGCCCCGCACCTGGCCCCGGCAGCCACACGGGCTGGCACGCTGCCCTCGTGTCCACCATCATCATGGTACCCGTGGGTCTCATCTTCGTCGTCTTCACCCTCCACTTCTACCGCTCGTTGGTGCGCCACAAAACAGAGCGGCACAACCGAGAGATCGAGGAGCTGCACAAGCTGAAGGTGCAGCTGGACGGGCACGAGCGCAGCCTGCAGGCTGTGTga
- the ORAI2 gene encoding protein orai-2 isoform X2 yields MPDCVPALPPSLAAVMSAELSVPVDPSTPVCSEPAHKGMDYRDWVRRSYLELVTSNHHSVQALSWRKLYLSRAKLKASSRTSALLSGFAMVAMVEVQLETQYQYPRPLLIAFSACTTVLVAVHLFALLISTCILPNVEAVSNIHNLNSISESPHERMHPYIELAWGFSTVLGILLFLAEVVMLCWIKFLPVDARHQPGPAPGPGSHTGWHAALVSTIIMVPVGLIFVVFTLHFYRSLVRHKTERHNREIEELHKLKVQLDGHERSLQAV; encoded by the exons ATGCCTGACTGtgttcctgccctgccccccagcctggcCGCTGTCATGAGTGCTGAGCTCAGCGTGCCCGTGGACCCCTCCACTCCCGTCTGCTCAGAGCCGGCCCACAAGGGCATGGATTACCGAGACTGGGTGCGCCGCAGCTACCTGGAGCTGGTCACCTCCAACCACCACTCCGTGCAGGCCCTCTCCTGGAGGAAGCTCTACCTGAGCAGGGCCAAACTGAAAGCCTCCAGCCGAACATCCGCCCTCCTCTCGGGCTTTGCCATG GTAGCCATGGTGGAGGTGCAGCTGGAGACGCAATACCAGTACCCAAGGCCCCTGCTCATCGCCTTCAGCGCCTGCACCACGGTGCTGGTGGCCGTGCACCTCTTTGCCCTGCTCATCAGCACGTGCATCCTGCCCAACGTGGAGGCCGTGAGCAACATCCACAACCTCAACTCCATCAGCGAGTCGCCGCACGAGCGCATGCACCCCTACATTGAGCTGGCCTGGGGCTTCTCCACTGTTCTCGGCATCCTGCTCTTCCTGGCCGAGGTGGTGATGCTCTGCTGGATCAAGTTCCTGCCCGTGGACGCACGTCACCAGCCCGGCCCCGCACCTGGCCCCGGCAGCCACACGGGCTGGCACGCTGCCCTCGTGTCCACCATCATCATGGTACCCGTGGGTCTCATCTTCGTCGTCTTCACCCTCCACTTCTACCGCTCGTTGGTGCGCCACAAAACAGAGCGGCACAACCGAGAGATCGAGGAGCTGCACAAGCTGAAGGTGCAGCTGGACGGGCACGAGCGCAGCCTGCAGGCTGTGTga